The Zalophus californianus isolate mZalCal1 chromosome X, mZalCal1.pri.v2, whole genome shotgun sequence genome window below encodes:
- the LOC113930803 gene encoding norrin isoform X1: MRNHVLAASFSMLSLLALMGDTDSKTDSSFMMDSDPLRCMRHHYVDSISHPLYKCSSKMVLLARCEGHCSQVSRSEPLVSFSTVLKQPFRSSCHCCRPQTSKLKALRLRCSGGMRLTATYRYILSCHCEECSS, translated from the exons ATGAGAAATCATGTACTAGCTGCATCCTTTTCTATGCTCTCCCTGCTGGCGCTAATGGGAGACACGGACAGTAAAACGGACAGCTCCTTCATGATGGACTCGGACCCTCTGCGCTGCATGAGACACCACTATGTCGATTCTATAAGTCACCCATTGTACAAGTGTAGCTCAAAG ATGGTGCTTCTGGCCAGGTGCGAGGGGCACTGCAGCCAGGTGTCACGCTCGGAGCCCTTGGTGTCCTTCAGCACTGTCCTCAAGCAGCCCTTCCGCTCCTCCTGTCACTGTTGCCGGCCCCAGACCTCCAAGCTGAAGGCACTGCGGCTGCGCTGTTCGGGGGGCATGCGGCTCACCGCCACCTACCGGTACATCCTCTCTTGTCACTGTGAGGAGTGCAGCTCCTGA
- the LOC113930803 gene encoding norrin isoform X2, whose protein sequence is MRNHVLAASFSMLSLLALMGDTDSKTDSSFMMDSDPLRCMRHHYVDSISHPLYKCSSKMVLLARCEGHCSQVSRSEPLVSFSTVLKQPFRSSCHCCRPQTSKLKALRLRCSGGMRLTATYRVLHYLPNHHQN, encoded by the exons ATGAGAAATCATGTACTAGCTGCATCCTTTTCTATGCTCTCCCTGCTGGCGCTAATGGGAGACACGGACAGTAAAACGGACAGCTCCTTCATGATGGACTCGGACCCTCTGCGCTGCATGAGACACCACTATGTCGATTCTATAAGTCACCCATTGTACAAGTGTAGCTCAAAG ATGGTGCTTCTGGCCAGGTGCGAGGGGCACTGCAGCCAGGTGTCACGCTCGGAGCCCTTGGTGTCCTTCAGCACTGTCCTCAAGCAGCCCTTCCGCTCCTCCTGTCACTGTTGCCGGCCCCAGACCTCCAAGCTGAAGGCACTGCGGCTGCGCTGTTCGGGGGGCATGCGGCTCACCGCCACCTACCG